The Bradysia coprophila strain Holo2 chromosome IV, BU_Bcop_v1, whole genome shotgun sequence genome includes a region encoding these proteins:
- the LOC119066194 gene encoding V-type proton ATPase subunit H isoform X1: MTDVSEMLSSLPDDKIDMIAATSVLQQQAGDIRINKINWQSYMQSQMINNEDYQCISTLDSEKKTHYLQQNSDQCAKTFLNLLSHVSKDQTIQYILVMIDDLLQEDRSRIQIFHDYASKRKENVWGPFLNLLNRQNGFIVNMSSRILAKLACWSGEQMPKSDLHFYLQWLKDQLTLNAKTYIKEMAELSKRIQASHGHHHGTYHHHQQQQQQHHVVERYNQISSSIDESTPSTANVPKPLSSNEYIQSVARCLQMMLRVDEYRLAFVSVDGISTLVGILSAGVNFQVQYQLVFCLWVLTFNSLLAEKMNKFNVIPVMSDILNDSAKEKVTRIILAVFRNLIEKPDDLQVAKEHCIAMVQCKVLKQLSILEQRRYDDEDISGDVEFLIEKLQSSVQDLSSFDEYATEIKSGRLEWSPVHKSAKFWRENALRLNEKNYDLLRILIHLLDTSKDPLVLSVASYDIGEYVRHNPRGKNVIEQLGGKQLVMQLLSHEDPNVRYEALLAVQKLMVHNWEYLGKQLEKESETKPTSGGSAPISGKA, from the exons ATGACTGACGTATCCGAAATGTTGTCGTCGTTGCCAGACGATAAAATTG ATATGATTGCTGCAACCAGTGTTTTGCAACAACAAGCTGGTGACATTCgcatcaataaaatcaattggCAATCTTACATGCA ATCTCAGATGATAAACAATGAAGATTACCAATGCATCAGTACGTTGGACAGCGAAAAGAAGACGCATTATCTCCAACAAAATTCGGATCAATGTGCCAAGACATTCTTGAACTTATTGTCGCACGTCTCCAAGGATCAAACCATTCAATACATTTTGGTCATGATCGATGATTTGTTGCAAGAGGACCGCTCGCGCATTCAAATCTTCCACGATTATGCATCGAAGCGTAAGGAGAATGTTTGGGGACCATTCCTGAATCTGTTGAACCGACAAAATGGATTTATCGTGAACATGTCGTCGCGAATTTTGGCGAAGCTCGCCTGTTGGTCGGGCGAACAAATGCCCAAGTCGGATTTGCACTTCTATTTGCAATGGCTTAAGGATCAACTAACTTTAAAT GCTAAGACCTACATAAAAGAAATGGCTGAATTGTCCAAACGTATTCAAGCGTCGCACGGCCATCATCATGGCACCTaccatcatcatcaacaacaacaacaacaacatcacgTTGTTGAACGGTATAATCAGATATCGAGCAGCATAGATGAAAGTACACCTAGCACAGCAAATGTGCCCAAACCTTTATCG AGTAACGAGTACATCCAGTCGGTAGCTCGTTGCCTCCAAATGATGTTGCGTGTTGACGAATACCGTTTAGCATTCGTCAGTGTCGATGGTATCAGCACTTTGGTTGGCATCCTTTCAGCTGGAGTCAATTTCCAA GTTCAATACCAACTGGTATTCTGTTTGTGGGTGCTGACCTTCAACTCACTGTTGGCTGAAAAGATGAACAAGTTCAATGTCATCCCAGTGATGagtgacattttgaacgattCGGCCAAGGAAAAGGTCACTCGCATCATATTGGCGGTGTTCCGTAACTTGATCGAAAAGCCCGACGACTTGCAAGTAGCCAAGGAGCACTGCATTGCAATGGTCCAGTGCAAGGTATTGAAACAACTGTCCATCCTGGAGCAACGCCGTTACGACGACGAAGATATCAGCGGCGATGTTGAATTTTTGATCGAGAAATTGCAAAGCTCTGTTCAAGATTTGAGTTCGTTTGACGAATATGCCACGGAAATCAAAAGCGGACG TTTGGAATGGTCACCAGTTCACAAATCAGCCAAATTTTGGCGTGAAAATGCTCTACGTCTTAACGAGAAGAACTACGATTTGTTGCGTATTTTGATCCATTTGTTGGACACTTCAAAGGATCCGCTTGTACTATCCGTAGCCAGTTACGACATTGGCGAATACGTTCGTCACAATCCCAGAGGAAAGAA TGTAATTGAGCAACTTGGCGGCAAACAATTGGTAATGCAACTCTTGAGCCATGAAGATCCCAACGTTCGCTACGAAGCTTTGTTGGCCGTTCAGAAATTGATGGTGCACAATTG ggAATACCTTGGCAAGCAACTTGAAAAGGAAAGCGAAACAAAACCGACTTCAGGTGGCTCAGCGCCGATTTCCGGAAAGGCCTAA
- the LOC119066194 gene encoding V-type proton ATPase subunit H isoform X2 has protein sequence MTDVSEMLSSLPDDKIDMIAATSVLQQQAGDIRINKINWQSYMQSQMINNEDYQCISTLDSEKKTHYLQQNSDQCAKTFLNLLSHVSKDQTIQYILVMIDDLLQEDRSRIQIFHDYASKRKENVWGPFLNLLNRQNGFIVNMSSRILAKLACWSGEQMPKSDLHFYLQWLKDQLTLNSNEYIQSVARCLQMMLRVDEYRLAFVSVDGISTLVGILSAGVNFQVQYQLVFCLWVLTFNSLLAEKMNKFNVIPVMSDILNDSAKEKVTRIILAVFRNLIEKPDDLQVAKEHCIAMVQCKVLKQLSILEQRRYDDEDISGDVEFLIEKLQSSVQDLSSFDEYATEIKSGRLEWSPVHKSAKFWRENALRLNEKNYDLLRILIHLLDTSKDPLVLSVASYDIGEYVRHNPRGKNVIEQLGGKQLVMQLLSHEDPNVRYEALLAVQKLMVHNWEYLGKQLEKESETKPTSGGSAPISGKA, from the exons ATGACTGACGTATCCGAAATGTTGTCGTCGTTGCCAGACGATAAAATTG ATATGATTGCTGCAACCAGTGTTTTGCAACAACAAGCTGGTGACATTCgcatcaataaaatcaattggCAATCTTACATGCA ATCTCAGATGATAAACAATGAAGATTACCAATGCATCAGTACGTTGGACAGCGAAAAGAAGACGCATTATCTCCAACAAAATTCGGATCAATGTGCCAAGACATTCTTGAACTTATTGTCGCACGTCTCCAAGGATCAAACCATTCAATACATTTTGGTCATGATCGATGATTTGTTGCAAGAGGACCGCTCGCGCATTCAAATCTTCCACGATTATGCATCGAAGCGTAAGGAGAATGTTTGGGGACCATTCCTGAATCTGTTGAACCGACAAAATGGATTTATCGTGAACATGTCGTCGCGAATTTTGGCGAAGCTCGCCTGTTGGTCGGGCGAACAAATGCCCAAGTCGGATTTGCACTTCTATTTGCAATGGCTTAAGGATCAACTAACTTTAAAT AGTAACGAGTACATCCAGTCGGTAGCTCGTTGCCTCCAAATGATGTTGCGTGTTGACGAATACCGTTTAGCATTCGTCAGTGTCGATGGTATCAGCACTTTGGTTGGCATCCTTTCAGCTGGAGTCAATTTCCAA GTTCAATACCAACTGGTATTCTGTTTGTGGGTGCTGACCTTCAACTCACTGTTGGCTGAAAAGATGAACAAGTTCAATGTCATCCCAGTGATGagtgacattttgaacgattCGGCCAAGGAAAAGGTCACTCGCATCATATTGGCGGTGTTCCGTAACTTGATCGAAAAGCCCGACGACTTGCAAGTAGCCAAGGAGCACTGCATTGCAATGGTCCAGTGCAAGGTATTGAAACAACTGTCCATCCTGGAGCAACGCCGTTACGACGACGAAGATATCAGCGGCGATGTTGAATTTTTGATCGAGAAATTGCAAAGCTCTGTTCAAGATTTGAGTTCGTTTGACGAATATGCCACGGAAATCAAAAGCGGACG TTTGGAATGGTCACCAGTTCACAAATCAGCCAAATTTTGGCGTGAAAATGCTCTACGTCTTAACGAGAAGAACTACGATTTGTTGCGTATTTTGATCCATTTGTTGGACACTTCAAAGGATCCGCTTGTACTATCCGTAGCCAGTTACGACATTGGCGAATACGTTCGTCACAATCCCAGAGGAAAGAA TGTAATTGAGCAACTTGGCGGCAAACAATTGGTAATGCAACTCTTGAGCCATGAAGATCCCAACGTTCGCTACGAAGCTTTGTTGGCCGTTCAGAAATTGATGGTGCACAATTG ggAATACCTTGGCAAGCAACTTGAAAAGGAAAGCGAAACAAAACCGACTTCAGGTGGCTCAGCGCCGATTTCCGGAAAGGCCTAA
- the LOC119066197 gene encoding tRNA-splicing endonuclease subunit Sen2-1: protein MFPQPKRRRKNQAESDFHPFPVDDINAESEHIFAGYFTGINVEVFDAESIKKLYENGSFGIGSRTQAAPKVLWKGEIAPTKVSKEIYDKKCEWREQIDCCESKAEIIVNKTDDAGDPENDPMETVQIDPFHIEETLVLTLEESFFLHSTLKCLRILDSAGTVLDTNDILSRFCRLKPHFWTHFVAYSYLRSKNWIVKCGLKFGGDFLLYKKGPRYYHASYIVLVKRSDSQEYLNVNQLHGHYRISETSKKDLLIVEIYYPKHLVDETDPMRLLENLKMFRASEMTMKRFNYQQEH, encoded by the exons ATGTTTCCTCAACCGAAGAGACGCAGAAAGAATCAGGCAGAAAGTGATTTTCATCCATTTCCCGTGGACGACATTAACGCTGAGTCAGAGCATATCTTCGCCGGCTACTTTACTGGCATAAACGTTGAAGTCTTTGATGCagaatcaattaaaaaacttTACGAAAACGGTTCCTTCGGAATCGGTTCCAGAACGCAAGCCGCACCGAAAGTCCTTTGGAAAGGTGAAATTGCTCCGACGAAAGTGTCAAAGgaaatttatgataaaaaatgtgaatGGAGAGAGCAGATCGATTGTTGTGAATCTAAAGCCGAAATCATAGTCAACAAGACCGATGATGCAGGCGATCCAGAAAACGATCCAATGGAAACGGTTCAAATCGATCCATTTCACATCGAAGAAACACTTGTGCTCACCTTGGAGGAATCGTTTTTCTTGCACAGCACATTGAAATGTCTTCGAATTTTGGATAGTGCAGGAACGGTGCTGGACACGAACGATATTTTATCGAGATTTTGTCGTTTGAAGCCACACTTTTGGACGCATTTTGTGGCTTACTCGTACTTGAGGAGTAAGAACTGGATTGTCAAATGTGGACTGAAATTTGGCGGAGATTTTT TGCTCTACAAGAAAGGACCGAGATACTACCACGCCAGTTACATTGTGCTGGTAAAGCGATCCGATTCTCAGGAGTATCTTAATGTTAATCAACTTCATGGCCATTACCGAATATCGGAAACATCAAAGAAG GATCTGCTGATCGTTGAAATTTACTACCCGAAGCATTTAGTCGACGAAACAGATCCAATGAGGTtactggaaaatttgaaaatgtttcgagCATCGGAAATGACAATGAAACGTTTCAATTATCAGCAGGAGCATTAG
- the LOC119066201 gene encoding COX assembly mitochondrial protein homolog, which translates to MVVDTQQKDGVLPNRMGGGPHGLGDPDDKQLRKVEKEILVPKIMRERAKETHCAEVVKAFETCCKANNVLMVVNCRAENDALKTCLGRWYKDASFINECTDIYLKERTEYRTSGLTKKQRAKIAAESNGQ; encoded by the exons ATGGTTGTTGACACCCAACAAAAAGACGGTGTATTGCCGAATCGAATGGGTGGTGGTCCCCACGGACTGG GCGATCCGGACGACAAACAACTCCGTAAAGTTGAAAAGGAAATTCTCGTGCCGAAAATAATGCGAGAACGAGCCAAGGAAACACACTGCGCGGAGGTGGTGAAGGCATTTGAAACTTGTTGCAAGGCGAACAATGTATTGATGGTTGTAAACTGTCGGGCCGAAAACGATGCATTGAAAACATGTTTGGGACGTTGGTACAAAGATGCAAGTTTTATTAATGAGTGCACCGATATCTACTTGAAGGAACGCACTGAATACAGGACCAGTGGATTGACGAAGAAACAGAGAGCAAAGATAGCGGCGGAAAGTAATGGTCAATGA
- the LOC119066204 gene encoding acetylcholine receptor subunit alpha-like 2, whose translation MFRFLFAFGLCWICSGQSINPTSKPIWNATYTDLLKKDLLIGYDKFARPAQHYNMTVVSVKLTIRHVELDEDKSVFSAYGWLASQWKDEKLKWKESDYGGLTSVHMADHELWQPDLLLYNGATGTLTDMYGNSHCIVQSSGDILWVPPTHYQSFCQLDLRLWPFDTQECTILMGSWTHHGEQIDLQINDKGVELDLSTENNQWEVTKASATRHQKYYIPNPEPYLDVTFNFTLVRRSPMYKTVVITPAVGVILMTLANFWLPAQSGEKILLNGVNALIIVTFLTYFAQRLPSMAIHTPLVVLFYSSALYMVSFSMIISVIVINLSKTKQAQAIPWYLKRVLDGYFGTVLGLKRISGLAPKQPIAEELRDQPFDEHVTSDDHHIIQSCSKGPIQQDYIILATAIDRVAFLIYCFVFIVLAITYSV comes from the exons ATGTTTCGATTCttatttgcatttggattatGTTGGATATGTAGTGGGCAGTCAATCAACCCAA cCTCAAAACCAATATGGAACGCCACCTACACGGACCTTTTGAAAAAAGACCTTTTGATTGGCTATGACAAATTTGCTCGACCCGCACAACACTACAACATGACCGTAGTATCGGTTAAATTAACCATTAGACACGTTGAACTTGACGAAGATAAGTCAGTATTTAGCGCTTACGGATGGCTAGCGTCg CAATGGAAGGacgaaaaactgaaatg GAAAGAATCCGATTATGGCGGTTTGACATCCGTGCATATGGCCGACCACGAACTGTGGCAg CCCGATCTCTTATTGTACAATGGTGCCACAGGTACTTTGACAGACATGTACGGCAATTCTCATTGCATCGTCCAAAGCAGTGGCGATATATTGTGGGTTCCACCGACCCACTACCAAAGCTTTTGCCAACTCGATTTGAGATTATGGCCGTTTGACACGCAAGAGTGTACAATTCTCATGGGGTCTTGGACGCATCACGGAGAACAAATAGATCTACAAATAAATGACAAGGGCGTGGAGTTAGACCTTAGTACTGAAAATAATCAATGGGAAGTGACGAAAGCAAGTGCCACACGCCATCAGAAATATTATATCCCAAATCCAGAACCGTATCTTGATGTCACATTTAATTTCACATTGGTGAGACGATCACCGATGTATAAGACTGTTGTTATTACGCCAGCTGTTGGTGTCATCTTGATGACTCTCGCCAATTTTTGGTTACCAGCTCAATCCGGAGAAAAGATTCTTCTGAATGGAGTCAACGCATTGATCATTGTGACGTTCCTAACGTATTTTGCGCAAAGGCTTCCGTCAATGGCAATACACACGCCTTTAGTAG TTCTTTTTTACAGCAGTGCGTTGTATATGGTGTCATTCTCAATGATCATCTCTGTGATCGTAATCAACTTATCTAAAACGAAGCAAGCACAAGCAATACCATGGTATCTGAAAAGAGTTTTGGATGGATACTTCGGTACAGTGTTGGGCTTAAAGCGAATTAGTGGGCTG GCTCCCAAACAGCCAATAGCTGAAGAACTACGTGACCAACCGTTCGATGAGCACGTAACTTCAGACGATCATCACATCATTCAGTCCTGCAGTAAAGGTCCAATACAGCAAGATTACATTATTCTGGCTACAGCTATCGATCGTGTcgcatttttgatttattgctTTGTGTTCATTGTATTAGCCATAACTTACTCTGTTTAA